The Pan paniscus chromosome 1, NHGRI_mPanPan1-v2.0_pri, whole genome shotgun sequence genome has a segment encoding these proteins:
- the SSBP3 gene encoding single-stranded DNA-binding protein 3 isoform X7 translates to MPGGPIPPGFFQGPPGSQPSPHAQPPPHNPSSMMGPHSQPFMSPRYAGGPRPPIRMGNQPPGGVPGTQPLLPNSMDPTRQQGHPNMGGSMQRMNPPRGMGPMGPGPQTDPWLSLQNYGSGMRPPPNSLGPAMPGINMGPGAGRPWPNPNSANSIPYSSSSPGTYVGPPGGGGPPGTPIMPSPADSTNSSDNIYTMINPVPPGGSRSNFPMGPGSDGPMGGMGGMEPHHMNGSLGSGDIDGLPKNSPNNISGISNPPGTPRDDGELGGNFLHSFQNDNYSPSMTMSV, encoded by the exons GGTCCTCCGGGGTCACAGCCCTCGCCGCACGCACAGCCTCCACCTCACAATCCTAGCAGCATGATGGGACCCCACAGTCAG CCTTTTATGTCACCGCGATACGCAGGCGGCCCCAGGCCCCCGATCAGAATGGGAAACCAG CCTCCGGGAGGAGTTCCTGGGACACAGCCATTGCTGCCCAATTCTATGGATCCCACACGACAACAAG GCCACCCCAACATGGGAGGATCAATGCAGAGAATGAACCCTCCCCGAGGCATGGGGCCCATGGGTCCCGGCCCACAG ACTGACCCTTGGTTATCGTTGCAGAATTACGGCAGCGGCATGAGACCACCACCCAACTCCCTCGGCCCCGCCATGCCCGGGATTAACAT gGGCCCGGGAGCTGGCAGACCCTGGCCCAATCCTAACAGTGCTAACTCA ATTCCATACTCCTCCTCATCACCTGGTACCTATGTG GGACCCCCTGGTGGTGGCGGCCCTCCGGGAACACCCATTATGCCCAGTCCCGCAG ATTCAACAAATTCCAGTGACAACATCTACACAATGATTAATCCGGTGCCGCCTGGAGGCAGCCGGTCCAAC TTCCCGATGGGTCCCGGCTCGGACGGTCCGATGGGCGGCATGGGTGGCATGGAGCCACACCACATGAATGGATCATTAG ggTCAGGGGACATAGACGGACTTCCAAAA AATTCTCCTAACAACATAAGTGGCATTAGCAATCCTCCAGGCACCCCTCGAGATGACGGCGAGCTAGGAGGGAACTTCCTCCACTCCTTTCAGAACGACAAT TATTCTCCAAGCATGACGATGAGTGTGTGA
- the SSBP3 gene encoding single-stranded DNA-binding protein 3 isoform X9: MPGGPIPPGFFQPFMSPRYAGGPRPPIRMGNQPPGGVPGTQPLLPNSMDPTRQQGHPNMGGSMQRMNPPRGMGPMGPGPQTDPWLSLQNYGSGMRPPPNSLGPAMPGINMGPGAGRPWPNPNSANSIPYSSSSPGTYVGPPGGGGPPGTPIMPSPADSTNSSDNIYTMINPVPPGGSRSNFPMGPGSDGPMGGMGGMEPHHMNGSLGSGDIDGLPKNSPNNISGISNPPGTPRDDGELGGNFLHSFQNDNYSPSMTMSV; the protein is encoded by the exons CCTTTTATGTCACCGCGATACGCAGGCGGCCCCAGGCCCCCGATCAGAATGGGAAACCAG CCTCCGGGAGGAGTTCCTGGGACACAGCCATTGCTGCCCAATTCTATGGATCCCACACGACAACAAG GCCACCCCAACATGGGAGGATCAATGCAGAGAATGAACCCTCCCCGAGGCATGGGGCCCATGGGTCCCGGCCCACAG ACTGACCCTTGGTTATCGTTGCAGAATTACGGCAGCGGCATGAGACCACCACCCAACTCCCTCGGCCCCGCCATGCCCGGGATTAACAT gGGCCCGGGAGCTGGCAGACCCTGGCCCAATCCTAACAGTGCTAACTCA ATTCCATACTCCTCCTCATCACCTGGTACCTATGTG GGACCCCCTGGTGGTGGCGGCCCTCCGGGAACACCCATTATGCCCAGTCCCGCAG ATTCAACAAATTCCAGTGACAACATCTACACAATGATTAATCCGGTGCCGCCTGGAGGCAGCCGGTCCAAC TTCCCGATGGGTCCCGGCTCGGACGGTCCGATGGGCGGCATGGGTGGCATGGAGCCACACCACATGAATGGATCATTAG ggTCAGGGGACATAGACGGACTTCCAAAA AATTCTCCTAACAACATAAGTGGCATTAGCAATCCTCCAGGCACCCCTCGAGATGACGGCGAGCTAGGAGGGAACTTCCTCCACTCCTTTCAGAACGACAAT TATTCTCCAAGCATGACGATGAGTGTGTGA